One segment of Arthrobacter sp. MMS18-M83 DNA contains the following:
- a CDS encoding glycosyltransferase family 4 protein: MRIAIVAESFLPLMNGVTHSILRVLEHLQERGDEVMVIAPSTSDTAVSDVVNGAFVHRLPSVPLAGYTNVRVALGGVSRVKRILADYAPDVVHLASPFVLGWRAVQAAHQLGIPTVAIYQTEVPSYAARYGVPILENWAWNRVDNIHLLADRTLVPSTFALNQLRGRGILRVGMWRRGVDTARFSPTKRSTAWRASVAPDGERIIGYVGRLAIEKQVEDLAVLADLPGTRVVIVGDGPQRAALEAALPNAVFTGFLGGDELAQVVAGFDLFVHPGEFETFCQTIQEAMASGVPVVATGRGGPLDLVENSRTGWLYEPGDLAQMRGYVQDLVGDDAKRRAFGKAALASVQGRTWPVLSAQLVQHYEAVIAGDALVEPPTAPVLPAELQAAELQAAVLPAELHPAEPAVISVTSSKGLSA; this comes from the coding sequence GTGAGGATCGCTATCGTTGCCGAATCATTCCTGCCGCTCATGAACGGGGTTACCCACTCCATCCTGCGGGTGCTGGAGCATCTGCAAGAGCGCGGCGACGAAGTGATGGTGATTGCGCCGTCGACGTCGGACACTGCTGTCTCGGATGTCGTGAACGGCGCATTTGTCCACCGCCTTCCTTCCGTGCCGCTGGCCGGATACACAAATGTGCGGGTGGCGTTGGGCGGTGTGAGCCGGGTCAAGAGAATCCTTGCCGATTACGCACCGGACGTCGTCCACCTTGCATCCCCTTTCGTCCTCGGTTGGCGGGCTGTGCAGGCCGCGCACCAGCTCGGCATCCCTACGGTTGCCATCTACCAAACCGAGGTACCCAGCTACGCCGCACGGTATGGCGTGCCAATCCTGGAAAACTGGGCATGGAACCGGGTGGACAACATCCACCTCCTTGCGGACCGCACACTGGTCCCGTCCACGTTCGCGCTCAACCAGTTGCGCGGACGCGGGATCCTGAGGGTGGGCATGTGGCGGCGCGGTGTGGATACCGCGCGGTTCTCCCCCACTAAGCGCTCGACGGCGTGGCGAGCCTCCGTGGCGCCCGACGGCGAGCGCATCATCGGCTATGTCGGCCGCCTGGCGATCGAAAAGCAGGTGGAAGACCTTGCGGTGTTGGCCGATTTGCCGGGAACCCGGGTGGTCATCGTGGGCGACGGGCCGCAGCGCGCGGCCCTCGAAGCGGCACTGCCAAACGCCGTCTTCACCGGATTCCTGGGTGGCGACGAACTGGCCCAGGTTGTTGCGGGCTTTGATCTCTTCGTACATCCTGGCGAGTTCGAAACGTTCTGCCAGACCATCCAGGAGGCCATGGCATCGGGGGTTCCCGTTGTGGCCACCGGCCGCGGCGGCCCGCTCGACCTCGTGGAAAACTCGCGTACCGGCTGGCTCTACGAGCCGGGTGACCTCGCCCAGATGCGCGGTTACGTGCAGGACTTGGTGGGCGACGACGCCAAGCGCCGTGCGTTCGGAAAGGCAGCACTCGCTTCGGTCCAAGGACGGACGTGGCCCGTGTTGAGCGCCCAACTTGTACAGCACTACGAGGCTGTGATCGCCGGTGATGCGCTAGTTGAGCCACCCACAGCACCCGTCCTCCCGGCCGAGCTTCAGGCGGCCGAGCTTCAAGCGGCCGTCCTCCCGGCCGAGCTTCACCCGGCCGAGCCCGCCGTCATTTCCGTGACTTCCAGCAAAGGACTCTCAGCATGA